From Astyanax mexicanus isolate ESR-SI-001 chromosome 13, AstMex3_surface, whole genome shotgun sequence, the proteins below share one genomic window:
- the prelid1b gene encoding PRELI domain containing 1b, producing MGKYFFNETDIRSAWENVLTAFWQRYPNPYSTHVLTEDVVFREVTPDNCLLSRRLLTKTNRLPRWAERIFPGNLARSVYIVEDSIVDPNNRRLTTLTWNLNHSTLMTVVERCVFHGERDRPVWTRLTREAWISSGVFGLSRPIQEFGLSRFKSNQIKAMKGLEHALSKLHLSAAQSHHGDASKDTSEKAKNLTPSSSSQKPQEFV from the exons ATGGGGAAGTATTTCTTCAACGAGACGGACATCAGGAGCGCATGGGAGAATGTTCTCACTGCCTTCTGGCAGAGATACCCCAACCCTTACAG TACTCATGTTCTGACGGAGGATGTGGTTTTTCGGGAGGTGACTCCGGATAACTGTCTCCTGTCTCGCCGCCTCCTCACAAAGACCAATCGGCTGCCTCGGTGGGCGGAGCGCATCTTCCCTGGCAACCTGGCACGTTCAGTTTACATCGTGGAGGACTCCATAGTCGATCCCAACAACCGACGCCTCACTACTTTGACCTGGAACCTGAACCATTCAACTTTAATG ACtgtggtggagcggtgtgtgtttcACGGTGAGCGTGACAGACCTGTGTGGACTCGACTCACTAGAGAAGCCTGGATCTCGTCTGGAGTATTTGGGCTTTCCAGACCCATACAG GAGTTTGGGTTGTCCAGGTTCAAGAGTAACCAGATAAAAGCTATGAAGGGTCTGGAGCATGCACTTTCCAAACTGCACT TATCAGCAGCTCAGAGTCACCATGGTGATGCATCTAAAGACACTTCAGAGAAGGCCAAGAACCTGACGCCTTCCTCCAGCTCCCAGAAGCCCCAGGAGTTTGTCTGA